The following are from one region of the Rhodopirellula sp. P2 genome:
- a CDS encoding lipoate--protein ligase family protein: protein MSEVSSVRGRLIELAQHDAAANMAIDEALLNSVAAGAPPTLRFYGWKRPTLSLGYFQPLAAAKAWAERTGVALGADGEVDLVRRSTGGGAILHHAELTLSLTLPMNVSDTGAREATYRNVHEAIADELRVVSVDAKPFRTLGANAVARAQVDAAVSSSASKPDEPFLCFQRRTDEDLIVSGYKVLGSAQRRTKGALLQHGSLLWSVSPHADVLPGMQQLAGRQLDLDGFLRGLTRRLEVIFEIDWQSGPLDSTEREAAEQIVTQRYGNLDWTAKR from the coding sequence GTGAGTGAGGTGTCCTCCGTTCGTGGTCGATTGATCGAACTGGCGCAGCACGATGCGGCAGCGAACATGGCGATCGATGAAGCGTTGCTGAACAGCGTTGCGGCGGGGGCGCCACCGACGCTGCGTTTTTATGGCTGGAAACGGCCGACGTTGTCGCTCGGGTACTTTCAACCGCTGGCCGCAGCGAAGGCTTGGGCGGAGCGAACGGGCGTTGCGCTCGGGGCGGACGGCGAAGTGGATTTGGTTCGGCGGTCGACGGGTGGCGGAGCCATTCTGCACCACGCCGAACTGACCCTCTCGTTGACTCTGCCAATGAACGTGTCGGACACGGGGGCTCGCGAGGCCACCTATCGAAACGTGCACGAGGCGATCGCGGACGAACTGCGTGTCGTGAGCGTCGACGCGAAACCCTTTCGGACGTTGGGGGCCAACGCGGTCGCACGAGCGCAAGTCGATGCAGCAGTGAGTTCCAGTGCAAGCAAACCGGACGAGCCGTTCTTGTGTTTTCAACGGCGCACCGACGAGGACTTGATCGTCAGTGGCTACAAGGTGCTTGGCAGTGCACAGCGAAGAACCAAGGGAGCGTTGCTGCAGCACGGCAGTTTGCTGTGGAGCGTTTCGCCTCATGCGGATGTCTTGCCGGGGATGCAGCAGTTGGCTGGCCGGCAGTTGGACCTGGATGGATTCTTGCGGGGTTTGACGCGACGCTTGGAAGTGATCTTTGAAATCGATTGGCAGTCCGGCCCGCTGGATTCCACGGAGCGCGAAGCGGCTGAGCAAATTGTGACGCAGCGCTACGGCAATCTAGACTGGACCGCGAAGAGGTAG
- a CDS encoding 6-phosphofructokinase: MAELAHHNLDIKRVAILFAGGPAPAANAVISTAAFSFLEEGAQVFGIKHGYSRLAEYTAAGPLQEGTDYMRFTHDSLTHARSSRGIMIGTARTNPGKHVSSPEHLKDPELVAPLRRVYEGLCSLEVDALISIGGDDTLKTANKLKMFQDNLPGEARRFPVVHLPKTIDNDYSGIDFTFGFFTAVETLAEEIRNLNYDAAAGRAYFLCEAMGRSAGWLAYGAAIAGEASMVLSVEDIIGALAEEEVVNQETGETRKIMAMDRVIDRMVDMMLAREREGRQYGTIVIAEGMAEYLPAKYLEGVTRDDHGHINISLVNLSALMSRLLAARYNERTGRTRKVNGLQMGYESRCAPPHAYDVMLGSQLGVGAYRALVEEKLNGVMVSVSGQFDLHFVPFEELVDPQTLVTKVRFIEQNSDFHRLARFLETCIDN; encoded by the coding sequence GTGGCTGAGCTCGCTCATCACAATTTGGATATCAAACGCGTCGCGATCTTGTTCGCTGGCGGACCCGCTCCCGCCGCCAACGCGGTCATCAGTACCGCTGCGTTTTCGTTCCTGGAAGAAGGTGCTCAGGTCTTCGGCATCAAACACGGTTACAGCCGCTTGGCGGAGTACACCGCGGCGGGGCCGTTGCAAGAAGGCACCGATTACATGCGGTTCACGCACGATTCGCTGACCCACGCTCGCAGCAGCCGTGGGATCATGATCGGAACGGCTCGGACCAACCCTGGCAAACACGTCAGCAGCCCCGAGCATCTGAAAGATCCCGAGTTGGTCGCGCCGCTTCGCCGCGTGTATGAAGGCCTGTGCTCGCTGGAAGTCGACGCGTTGATTTCGATCGGCGGGGACGACACGTTGAAAACGGCGAACAAACTTAAAATGTTCCAAGACAACCTGCCCGGCGAGGCACGTCGTTTCCCGGTGGTTCATCTGCCCAAAACGATCGACAACGATTACTCAGGCATTGATTTCACGTTTGGATTCTTCACCGCCGTGGAAACCTTGGCCGAAGAAATTCGGAACTTGAACTATGACGCTGCCGCTGGCCGTGCCTACTTCTTGTGTGAAGCGATGGGCCGCAGTGCCGGTTGGTTGGCGTACGGTGCCGCGATTGCTGGTGAAGCCAGCATGGTGCTCAGCGTCGAAGACATTATCGGAGCATTGGCGGAAGAAGAAGTCGTCAATCAAGAAACCGGCGAGACTCGCAAAATCATGGCGATGGATCGCGTGATCGATCGGATGGTCGACATGATGCTGGCTCGCGAACGGGAAGGCCGCCAATACGGCACGATCGTGATCGCGGAAGGCATGGCGGAGTACCTACCCGCGAAGTATCTCGAAGGCGTCACCCGCGATGATCACGGTCACATCAACATCTCGTTGGTGAATCTTTCGGCGTTGATGTCCCGCTTGCTGGCCGCTCGCTACAACGAACGCACCGGTCGGACTCGCAAGGTGAACGGGTTGCAAATGGGATACGAATCTCGTTGTGCACCACCACACGCTTACGATGTCATGTTGGGATCGCAACTCGGCGTCGGTGCTTACCGAGCGCTCGTGGAAGAGAAGCTCAACGGCGTCATGGTTTCCGTTTCTGGGCAATTTGATTTGCATTTCGTGCCATTCGAAGAATTGGTCGACCCGCAAACGTTGGTCACCAAGGTTCGTTTCATCGAGCAGAACTCGGACTTCCACCGCTTGGCACGGTTCCTGGAAACCTGCATCGACAATTGA
- the gcvPB gene encoding aminomethyl-transferring glycine dehydrogenase subunit GcvPB yields the protein MRNQQSTQLLFELSRAGRRAHRLGDLDVPSVNVDDLFATEALAETPPPLPELAEGDVVRHFVCLSTLNMSVDTHFYPLGSCTMKYNPKRNERIASLPGFLNVHPLQHESGLQGLLELLYELQGMFAEISGLPGVSMQPAAGAHGELAALLVAAAYFREQGSERNVVLTADSAHGTNPASAQMAGFKTKTVKSNANGLVDLEDLKAKLDDKTAVFMLTNPNTLGLFDSQIEEINQLVHDAGALIYLDGANMNAILGITRPGDFGADLMHYNPHKTFSGPHGGGGPGAGPICVRDFLAKYLPGPIVTRVENEEATSDDDRYTYHLTSPSGDSIGRVRSFFGNTGVLVRAYIYLRTYGGDGLRHVSEDAVLGANYLLSKVKHFLDVPHGNRCMHEFVASASRLKKEKHLSAMDIAKRILDYGFHAPTVYFPLVVDEAVMVEPTETESKQTLDAFVEALFRITEEGEELIHDAPHSTRISRPDDVTAARRPVLKWTDAAGESTT from the coding sequence ATGCGAAACCAACAATCGACTCAGCTTCTGTTTGAACTCAGCCGTGCTGGACGACGTGCTCACCGACTCGGTGATTTGGACGTGCCATCGGTGAATGTGGACGACTTGTTCGCCACAGAGGCTCTCGCCGAAACGCCTCCACCACTTCCGGAGCTGGCCGAAGGCGACGTGGTGCGTCACTTCGTTTGTTTGTCGACGCTGAACATGAGTGTCGACACGCACTTTTACCCGTTGGGTTCGTGCACGATGAAGTACAACCCGAAACGCAATGAACGCATCGCGTCGTTGCCCGGGTTCTTGAATGTGCACCCGCTGCAACATGAGTCGGGCCTGCAAGGGTTGCTGGAGTTGTTGTACGAATTGCAGGGCATGTTCGCTGAGATCAGTGGCTTGCCGGGCGTGTCGATGCAGCCTGCTGCGGGAGCGCATGGTGAGTTGGCGGCATTGTTGGTCGCGGCGGCTTACTTCCGCGAACAAGGCAGCGAACGCAACGTGGTTTTGACCGCTGACTCGGCTCACGGAACCAACCCGGCCAGCGCTCAGATGGCCGGTTTTAAAACCAAAACGGTCAAGAGCAACGCGAATGGTTTGGTGGACCTCGAAGACCTCAAAGCCAAGCTCGATGACAAGACCGCCGTGTTCATGTTGACCAACCCAAACACGTTGGGTTTGTTTGACAGTCAGATCGAAGAGATCAACCAATTGGTGCATGATGCCGGGGCCTTGATCTACTTGGACGGCGCGAACATGAACGCCATCTTGGGGATCACGCGACCGGGTGATTTTGGTGCGGACTTGATGCACTACAACCCACACAAGACTTTCTCCGGACCTCACGGTGGTGGCGGTCCCGGTGCTGGCCCGATTTGTGTTCGTGACTTCTTGGCGAAGTATTTGCCAGGTCCAATTGTGACTCGCGTTGAGAACGAGGAGGCGACCAGTGACGACGATCGCTACACCTACCACCTGACATCGCCGTCGGGCGATTCCATCGGACGTGTGCGGAGCTTCTTTGGCAACACCGGGGTGTTGGTGCGGGCGTACATCTACCTGCGGACTTACGGTGGCGATGGCTTGCGGCATGTCAGCGAAGACGCTGTGTTGGGAGCGAACTACTTGCTCAGCAAGGTCAAGCATTTCCTCGATGTGCCGCATGGCAATCGATGCATGCATGAGTTCGTGGCTTCGGCATCGCGTCTGAAAAAAGAAAAGCATCTGTCCGCGATGGACATCGCCAAGCGGATTTTGGATTACGGATTCCACGCGCCCACGGTGTACTTCCCGTTGGTGGTGGATGAAGCCGTGATGGTGGAACCAACCGAAACGGAAAGCAAGCAAACGTTGGATGCCTTCGTGGAGGCTCTCTTCCGGATCACCGAAGAAGGCGAGGAGTTGATTCACGATGCTCCCCACTCGACGCGAATCAGTCGTCCCGATGACGTGACGGCAGCTCGGCGTCCGGTATTGAAATGGACCGATGCGGCAGGCGAATCAACGACGTGA
- the thiD gene encoding bifunctional hydroxymethylpyrimidine kinase/phosphomethylpyrimidine kinase — MPAAAPVALTIAGSDPSGGAGLQADLKTFHTLGVYGCSVVTLLTAQNTLGVQGIQMVPTDFVRTQWASVSSDLPLAAIKTGALGNAEMIETVADCLASASSPVVIDPVMISKHGHPIIDEDAVAKLIERLFPLADLVTPNSFEAERLVGHPIRTEEDLVRVSSELLALGPNAVLLKTHLGDESVDCLADASGIELLRSPRLQSNRTHGSGCVLSAAITASLAQGEDFHNAVQTARSFVHAAIRNAPKLGAGISPLGLLAPIN, encoded by the coding sequence ATGCCCGCTGCCGCTCCAGTTGCGCTCACGATCGCTGGCTCGGATCCGTCTGGCGGGGCGGGATTGCAGGCCGACCTGAAGACGTTCCACACGCTGGGCGTGTATGGTTGCAGCGTGGTGACGCTGCTCACAGCACAGAACACGCTGGGAGTCCAAGGCATTCAGATGGTTCCCACTGATTTTGTGCGGACACAGTGGGCCAGTGTCTCCAGCGATCTGCCTTTGGCTGCCATCAAAACGGGCGCCCTGGGCAATGCCGAAATGATCGAGACGGTCGCGGATTGCCTGGCTTCGGCTTCGTCCCCGGTGGTGATCGATCCCGTGATGATCAGCAAACACGGGCACCCCATCATCGACGAGGATGCGGTCGCCAAGCTGATCGAGCGGTTGTTTCCGCTGGCGGATCTCGTGACACCCAATTCGTTTGAAGCCGAACGACTGGTTGGACACCCGATCCGCACCGAAGAGGACCTCGTCCGTGTCTCTTCCGAATTGCTCGCCCTGGGACCAAATGCGGTCTTGCTCAAGACTCACTTGGGCGACGAATCAGTCGATTGCTTGGCCGATGCCAGCGGTATTGAATTGCTGCGTTCACCGCGACTGCAATCCAACCGGACACACGGCAGCGGGTGTGTGCTGTCCGCGGCGATCACCGCCAGCCTCGCTCAAGGCGAGGACTTCCACAACGCCGTGCAAACCGCTCGATCATTCGTCCACGCTGCGATTCGCAACGCTCCCAAACTCGGCGCAGGCATCTCGCCGCTGGGGCTCCTCGCCCCGATCAACTGA
- the gcvPA gene encoding aminomethyl-transferring glycine dehydrogenase subunit GcvPA produces the protein MSYLFHTDEDRREMLESIGAESIDEIINDQVPEAVRMKRPLDLPPACNELALTAEMTRLAARNASADSHVCFLGGGAYDHFIPAVVDEIASRGEYYTSYTPYQAEVSQGNLQVMFEYETLVTQLTGLGVSNASLYDGGSAATEAVLMALSMQRGRNKVITTDVVHPQYRDILVAYLKNIDAELVVVPSDENGHSNPMIDAIDDQTACVLIQHPNFVGQLESVAEIAAAAKEAGALTIQVFDPVSLGRLKRPGDMGVDIAIAEGQSLGNPLAYGGPYLGIMACRDELVRRLPGRIAGQTTDRRGKRCWVLTLQTREQHIRREKATSNICSNQTLLALRATVHLALLGPEGLKETADHCIAKTAYAKQVIAKSERFEVVGEGPSLKEFVVRDLGADVAGLLAHARDQGLLAGIDMTPMCVGGSEASETAVALPSRYEQCFLVAVTEKRSRVEIDRWANVLCEAPSMATV, from the coding sequence TCGATTGGTGCCGAAAGCATCGATGAGATCATCAACGATCAGGTGCCCGAAGCGGTTCGGATGAAACGCCCCTTGGATTTGCCGCCCGCATGCAACGAGTTGGCGTTGACCGCCGAGATGACTCGGTTGGCAGCACGCAACGCATCGGCCGATTCACACGTGTGTTTCTTGGGCGGTGGTGCTTACGACCATTTCATTCCCGCCGTGGTGGATGAAATTGCGTCGCGAGGGGAGTACTACACCTCCTACACGCCGTACCAAGCCGAGGTCAGCCAAGGCAACTTGCAGGTGATGTTTGAGTACGAAACCTTGGTCACGCAGTTGACCGGGTTGGGCGTCAGCAACGCCAGCCTGTACGACGGTGGATCCGCTGCGACGGAAGCTGTCTTGATGGCTTTGTCGATGCAGCGTGGCCGCAACAAGGTCATCACGACCGATGTGGTTCATCCACAGTACCGTGACATCTTGGTGGCTTACCTGAAGAACATCGATGCCGAACTGGTGGTTGTCCCCTCGGACGAAAATGGGCATTCCAACCCCATGATCGATGCGATCGACGACCAAACGGCTTGCGTGTTGATTCAGCATCCGAACTTTGTCGGGCAGCTCGAATCGGTTGCCGAGATCGCTGCTGCGGCCAAAGAAGCCGGTGCACTGACGATTCAAGTGTTTGATCCGGTTAGCTTGGGACGTCTGAAGCGTCCCGGTGACATGGGCGTCGACATTGCCATCGCGGAAGGCCAAAGTCTGGGCAACCCGCTGGCGTACGGTGGGCCTTACCTGGGCATCATGGCGTGCCGAGATGAATTGGTGCGTCGCTTGCCTGGTCGGATTGCGGGACAAACGACCGACCGGCGCGGGAAACGCTGCTGGGTGCTGACGCTGCAGACTCGCGAGCAACACATTCGCCGCGAAAAAGCGACCAGCAACATCTGCAGCAACCAAACGCTGTTGGCCTTGCGAGCGACCGTGCACCTGGCGTTGCTCGGTCCGGAAGGTCTGAAAGAGACCGCGGATCATTGCATCGCGAAGACGGCTTACGCCAAACAAGTGATCGCGAAATCGGAACGATTTGAAGTGGTCGGCGAAGGGCCCTCGCTGAAAGAGTTTGTCGTGCGAGATCTCGGTGCCGATGTGGCGGGCTTGCTGGCTCATGCCCGCGACCAAGGTTTGTTGGCAGGGATCGACATGACGCCGATGTGCGTTGGTGGTTCGGAAGCCTCGGAGACCGCGGTCGCTCTGCCGTCGCGATACGAGCAGTGTTTCTTGGTCGCGGTGACTGAAAAACGTTCGCGAGTGGAGATCGATCGTTGGGCCAATGTGCTCTGCGAAGCTCCCTCGATGGCCACGGTTTGA
- the mutM gene encoding bifunctional DNA-formamidopyrimidine glycosylase/DNA-(apurinic or apyrimidinic site) lyase: MPELPEVETMCRGIAPIIGREIERVEVPPCHCRPITIEPSVATIDRRLRGRPVTAIQRRGKRVMLCFDDQSRLVIEPRMTGLVLLADPPDPDHLRLRIQFRPPSIPSADAPTELLLWDRRGLGTIRWMSEKDYLEKVDSRLGPDAMCITAEELRQNLAASRRPIKVALLDQSAVAGIGNLYAAEILFLAGVDPRTRCDQLTKPQWERIHPAITWVLRDAIEHEGSTLSDGTYRNALNDPGNYQNMHRVYDREHLSCPRCEGGVIRRIVQAQRATFFCPGCQRKSGRHPSVSMPDNCRD, from the coding sequence ATGCCGGAGCTGCCGGAAGTCGAAACGATGTGCCGGGGAATCGCCCCAATCATCGGGCGAGAGATTGAACGGGTCGAAGTTCCGCCGTGTCACTGCCGACCGATCACGATCGAACCTTCGGTCGCCACCATCGACCGCCGACTGCGAGGCCGTCCGGTCACGGCAATCCAGCGTCGCGGCAAACGAGTGATGCTGTGCTTCGACGATCAGTCGCGACTCGTCATCGAACCTCGGATGACGGGTCTGGTGCTGCTGGCCGACCCGCCGGATCCAGACCATTTGCGACTGCGGATCCAGTTTCGCCCGCCATCGATTCCATCCGCGGACGCTCCCACGGAATTGCTGCTCTGGGACCGTCGCGGGCTGGGGACGATCCGCTGGATGAGCGAGAAGGACTACCTTGAAAAAGTCGATTCGCGTCTGGGACCTGACGCGATGTGCATCACCGCGGAGGAATTGCGTCAGAACTTGGCGGCCTCACGACGCCCCATCAAAGTGGCGTTGCTGGATCAATCCGCCGTCGCCGGGATTGGCAACCTGTACGCGGCCGAGATCCTGTTCTTAGCCGGCGTTGATCCGCGCACACGTTGCGACCAATTGACCAAACCGCAGTGGGAACGCATCCATCCTGCGATCACCTGGGTGCTGCGAGATGCCATCGAACACGAGGGCAGCACACTGAGCGACGGGACGTATCGCAACGCCCTGAACGACCCCGGCAATTATCAAAACATGCACCGGGTCTACGATCGCGAACACTTGAGTTGCCCTCGTTGCGAGGGCGGGGTGATTCGGCGAATCGTCCAAGCTCAACGTGCGACATTTTTTTGCCCGGGATGCCAACGCAAAAGCGGTCGGCACCCCAGCGTTTCCATGCCAGACAACTGTCGAGACTGA
- a CDS encoding lysophospholipid acyltransferase family protein, translating into MKVPSLVNPVIGAGIAVTFKLFRLTFRIRVRNDQRERLVQRTGKQYALAILHAHQLAALSLSAPKVGAMVSRSRDGDLLMPLLRGNGCVPIRGSSGVGEKGGATALTKMIRHVKDGNPSVIAVDGPRGPRGVVQKGIAMVAIKADVPIVPVVLIPRRRWILPKAWDRMQILLPFTRVDALFGDPIFPVPGESIDDLREKVAESLRVMEHRMDPEEAERCDRLCSKQAGSRRGKNRPVPPTSESSAGETGDSVGGKAEAIVPTETLRDAENLASDTSKRAAA; encoded by the coding sequence ATGAAAGTCCCCTCCCTCGTGAATCCAGTGATCGGAGCAGGCATCGCTGTGACGTTCAAGTTGTTTCGACTCACGTTTCGAATACGTGTTCGCAACGACCAACGTGAACGCTTGGTGCAGCGAACCGGCAAGCAGTACGCGCTCGCGATTCTGCATGCTCATCAATTGGCAGCATTGTCATTGTCCGCGCCCAAGGTGGGGGCGATGGTTTCTCGTTCCCGTGACGGGGATTTGTTGATGCCGTTGCTGCGAGGCAACGGATGTGTGCCGATTCGTGGCAGCAGCGGAGTGGGGGAAAAGGGTGGCGCCACGGCGCTGACCAAGATGATCCGCCACGTCAAGGATGGCAATCCAAGTGTGATCGCAGTCGATGGACCCCGCGGGCCGCGTGGTGTCGTGCAAAAGGGCATCGCGATGGTGGCGATCAAGGCCGACGTGCCGATCGTCCCCGTGGTGCTGATTCCACGACGACGTTGGATCCTGCCCAAAGCATGGGATCGAATGCAGATTCTGCTGCCGTTCACTCGGGTGGACGCGTTGTTTGGCGACCCGATCTTTCCGGTTCCCGGTGAATCCATCGACGACCTGAGAGAGAAGGTGGCGGAATCCTTGCGGGTCATGGAGCATCGCATGGATCCCGAAGAAGCCGAGCGTTGTGATCGTTTGTGCAGCAAACAAGCTGGCTCACGGCGCGGCAAGAATCGACCCGTTCCACCGACCTCGGAATCGTCGGCTGGCGAGACAGGGGACTCAGTGGGTGGGAAGGCCGAGGCGATCGTTCCAACAGAGACGCTTCGGGACGCTGAAAATCTCGCTTCCGACACGAGCAAACGAGCCGCGGCCTAG
- a CDS encoding carbon storage regulator yields MLVLTRKIDEQIVIGDNIKITVIKVRNNQVRLGISAPRDIRVLRGELEPKASEAAEASDTQLVVDLDLNDEATQALLKTTEEIEATYRPAAAKKPAQSTASIANRPQPSAVQRSTPKSTLAGNGSSNRVGHMLPSENTANRMTAAIDATDTVSQKSADSELRVYSGKVSRRTGEGSLKRSPLANYFTAP; encoded by the coding sequence ATGTTGGTTCTCACTCGAAAAATCGACGAACAAATCGTAATCGGCGACAACATCAAGATCACTGTGATCAAGGTTCGGAACAACCAAGTCCGGCTTGGCATCTCGGCACCTCGCGACATTCGTGTCCTGCGAGGCGAACTGGAACCGAAAGCAAGCGAAGCCGCCGAGGCAAGCGACACTCAATTGGTGGTCGACTTGGATCTGAACGACGAAGCCACGCAGGCATTGCTCAAAACGACTGAAGAAATCGAAGCCACCTACCGGCCCGCCGCGGCCAAGAAACCAGCCCAATCCACCGCCTCGATCGCCAATCGTCCGCAACCATCGGCCGTCCAACGGTCGACACCCAAGTCCACACTGGCAGGAAATGGCTCCTCCAACCGAGTCGGGCACATGTTGCCTTCCGAAAACACCGCGAACCGCATGACCGCTGCAATCGATGCAACTGACACGGTTTCACAAAAGTCCGCTGACTCAGAACTCCGTGTCTACAGTGGCAAGGTCAGTCGCCGGACGGGCGAAGGGTCGCTCAAACGCAGCCCTTTGGCCAATTATTTCACCGCCCCCTGA
- a CDS encoding sigma-54-dependent transcriptional regulator, producing MMPAASILLVDDDHHLATSLGEWLADEGFEIHLAGTLEHARQQLKQHAFELVITDLRLGGDDGMTLVKDIKRHHCETPVLVMTGYASPNTAVEAVRAGAVDLLTKPVIDDELLLAIDRAMNQRQIEAENETLRRQLDQRSGLENILSHDYRMMKIFDVIDSVADAKASILITGENGTGKSMIARAIHNRCNRRSGPFIEVACGALPDTLLESELFGHVAGAYTGANTDRRGKFELADGGTLFLDEIATATPAMQVKLLRVLQELQFEPLGGMETRSVDTRVILATNEDLDQAVANGSFRQDLFYRINVVNIVLPSLRERPGDVPLLVDHFLREAAETAGREVDGFDREAMKCLQSYAWPGNVRQLENVVERAVLLATDRVLTKDDLPPDVLGTSANQHASIGSVGHSPGVTASTGPSSFNPAILDGCSLREALEGPEREIILHSLRRHNWNRAATADELEINRTTLYKKMKRLGLDDPRLQFANH from the coding sequence ATGATGCCCGCTGCTTCGATCCTGCTTGTCGACGACGACCATCACTTGGCAACCTCGCTGGGTGAATGGCTAGCCGATGAAGGTTTCGAGATCCACCTGGCCGGCACGCTCGAACACGCACGCCAACAACTCAAACAACACGCGTTCGAATTGGTGATCACCGACTTGCGATTGGGCGGTGACGATGGAATGACGTTGGTGAAGGACATCAAACGCCACCACTGCGAGACTCCGGTTTTGGTGATGACCGGTTACGCATCTCCCAACACTGCGGTGGAAGCCGTCCGCGCTGGGGCAGTCGACTTGCTGACCAAACCGGTCATCGATGACGAGTTGTTGCTGGCCATCGATCGCGCCATGAACCAACGCCAAATTGAGGCGGAAAACGAGACCCTGCGTCGACAACTCGATCAGCGCAGTGGACTCGAAAACATCCTCAGCCATGACTACCGAATGATGAAAATCTTCGATGTCATTGACAGTGTCGCGGATGCCAAAGCATCGATTTTGATCACTGGCGAAAACGGCACCGGGAAAAGCATGATCGCTCGTGCCATCCACAACCGTTGCAACCGACGCAGCGGACCATTCATCGAAGTCGCTTGCGGTGCGTTGCCTGACACCTTGCTCGAAAGCGAGTTGTTCGGTCACGTCGCGGGAGCCTACACCGGTGCCAACACCGACCGTCGAGGGAAGTTCGAACTCGCTGACGGCGGCACGTTGTTCCTCGACGAGATCGCGACGGCCACACCTGCCATGCAAGTCAAATTGCTTCGCGTTCTTCAAGAACTCCAGTTCGAACCACTCGGTGGCATGGAGACCCGCAGCGTCGACACCCGCGTCATCTTGGCAACCAACGAAGACCTGGATCAAGCCGTCGCCAATGGCTCGTTCCGTCAAGACTTGTTCTACCGAATCAACGTCGTGAACATCGTCTTGCCTTCGCTTCGCGAGCGTCCTGGCGACGTCCCTCTGCTGGTCGACCACTTTCTTCGCGAAGCTGCAGAAACAGCCGGCCGAGAGGTCGATGGTTTTGACCGCGAAGCGATGAAGTGCCTGCAATCCTATGCCTGGCCGGGCAACGTTCGCCAACTTGAAAACGTGGTTGAGCGAGCTGTTTTGCTGGCCACCGATCGCGTCCTCACCAAGGATGACTTGCCGCCCGACGTGCTCGGAACCTCCGCCAACCAACATGCCTCCATCGGCAGCGTCGGGCATTCCCCGGGTGTGACCGCGTCGACGGGCCCGTCTTCGTTCAACCCCGCCATTCTCGACGGTTGCAGCCTACGAGAAGCGCTCGAAGGTCCTGAGCGAGAAATCATTCTCCACTCGCTTCGACGCCACAACTGGAACCGAGCTGCCACGGCGGACGAGCTTGAAATCAATCGCACAACGCTCTACAAGAAAATGAAACGCCTGGGTCTCGACGACCCGCGTCTCCAATTCGCCAACCATTGA